One region of Quercus lobata isolate SW786 chromosome 2, ValleyOak3.0 Primary Assembly, whole genome shotgun sequence genomic DNA includes:
- the LOC115974517 gene encoding ABC transporter B family member 13-like: MEEVNLSSSSNPVVKMEDTSNASKKKSVSLLGLFAAADKIDCVLMFFGSVGACIHGAALPVFFILFGRMIDSLGHLSKNPHKLSSQVSKYSLYLVYLGVIVLASAWIGVALWMQTGERQTARLRTKYLQSVLNKDINFFDTDARDSNIIYHISSDAILVQDAIGDKTGHALRYISQFIVGFAVGFASVWQLTLLTLAVVPLIAFAGGAYTIIMSTLSEKGEAAYAEAGKVAEEVISQVRTVYSFVGEDKAIDAYSKSLNRALKLGKRSGLAKGVGVGFTYGLLFCAWALLLWYAGILVRHRDTNGAKAFTTIINVIFSGFALGQAMPNLAAIAKGQAAAANIIGMIETDSKSSKTSDARVVLSKVAGQIELLEVCFAYPSRSSLVFENLSFSITAGKTFAVVGPSGSGKSTIISMVQRFYEPTSGNILLDGHDLKSLELKWLREQMGLVSQEPALFATTIVGNILFGKQDADMDQIILAAKAANAHSFIEGLPDGYDTQVGEGGTQLSGGQKQRIAIARAVLRNPKILLLDEATSALDAESELIVQQALDKIMSNRTTIIVAHRLSTVRDVDTIIVLKNGQVVESGTHMELISKDGEYATLVNLQVTENVKDPSSISRSGSSRHSSFRDCSESSRHSSFREYQTTSEMQPSDQNSSPSKHTPSIWELLKLNAPEWPYAVLGSVGAVLAGMEAPLFAFGITHILTAFYSPDLSQMRDEIQRVALIFVGVAVITIPIYLLQHYFYTLMGERLTTRIRLLMFSAILSNEVGWFDFDENNTGSLTSILAADATLVRSALADRLSTIVQNVALTVTAFVIAFMLSWRIAAVVVASLPLLIGASITEQLFLKGFGGDYSRAYSRAIAVAREAIANIRTVAAFGAEDRIVMQFASELNKPNKQAVVRGHISGFGYAVSQFFAYCSYALGLWYASVLLKHRESNFGDIMKSFMVLIITALSIAETLALTPDIVKGSQALGSVFSILQRKPVIHPNNPTSNVVTDVKGDIEFRNVCFKYPARPDISIFEHLNLKVSAGKSLAVVGQSGSGKSTVITLVMRFYDPTFGKVLIDGCDIKSLNLRSLRLKIGLVQQEPALFSTTIYENIKYGKEEASEIEVMKAAAAANAHGFISRMPEGYKTQVGEKGVQLSGGQKQRVAIARAMLKDPSILLLDEATSALDTASEKQVQEALDKLMKGRTTILVAHRLSTIREADKIAVLQFGRVAEIGSHEQLTKKPSSIYKQLVNLQEEKKAQVLG; this comes from the exons ATGGAAGAAGTGAATCTTTCCTCCAGTTCCAACCCAGTTGTAAAAATGGAAGATACATCTAATGCAAGCAAAAAGAAGAGTGTTTCATTACTTGGCCTATTTGCTGCTGCCGATAAAATTGACTGTGTCTTGATGTTTTTCGGTAGTGTCGGGGCTTGCATCCATGGTGCTGCACTTCCtgtgttctttattttgtttggtcGTATGATTGATTCTTTAGgacatctgtccaagaatcctCACAAATTGTCTTCACAGGTTTCCAAG TATTCTCTGTACTTAGTTTATCTTGGAGTCATTGTTTTGGCATCAGCATGGATAG GTGTTGCATTATGGATGCAAACTGGAGAGAGGCAAACTGCTCGTTTGAGAACGAAGTATCTTCAATCAGTTTTAAACAAGGATATCAATTTCTTTGACACTGATGCCAGagattcaaatattatttaccaCATTTCCAGTGATGCAATACTAGTGCAGGATGCAATAGGTGACAAG ACAGGTCATGCTCTGCGTTACATTTCTCAGTTCATTGTTGGATTTGCCGTTGGATTTGCATCAGTATGGCAGCTTACACTTCTCACCTTGGCTGTTGTTCCATTGATAGCTTTCGCAGGGGGGGCTTATACTATTATCATGTCTACCTTATCAGAAAAAGGTGAGGCTGCTTATGCTGAAGCTGGAAAAGTTGCAGAAGAG GTTATTTCACAGGTTCGTACAGTGTACTCATTTGTAGGAGAGGACAAAGCAATTGATGCATACTCCAAATCACTTAATAGAGCCCTTAAACTAGGGAAGAGGAGTGGCTTGGCAAAAGGAGTTGGTGTAGGATTTACATATGGCCTTTTATTTTGTGCGTGGGCATTGCTTCTCTGGTATGCCGGCATACTTGTCAGACATCGGGACACAAATGGAGCAAAAGCGTTCACGACAATTATCAATGTCATCTTCAGTGGATT TGCTCTCGGTCAAGCAATGCCAAACCTTGCTGCCATTGCGAAAGGCCAGGCGGCTGCTGCCAATATCATAGGCATGATTGAAACAGATTCCAAGTCTTCTAAAACATCAGATGCTAGAGTAGTGTTGTCAAAAGTAGCTGGTCAAATTGAATTATTGGAGGTCTGTTTTGCTTATCCTTCACGATCCagtttggtttttgaaaatttgagcTTCTCAATTACTGCTGGGAAGACCTTTGCAGTAGTTGGTCCAAGTGGCTCAGGAAAGAGCACTATTATTTCCATGGTTCAACGTTTCTATGAACCCACTTCAG GTAACATACTGTTGGATGGACATGATCTCAAGAGCCTTGAATTGAAATGGCTGAGGGAACAAATGGGATTGGTTAGCCAGGAACCAGCATTATTTGCAACAACTATAGTTGGAAATATTCTGTTTGGTAAACAAGATGCAGACATGGATCAGATTATACTAGCTGCCAAAGCTGCAAATGCACATTCTTTCATTGAAGGATTACCTGATGGTTATGATACTCAG GTTGGGGAGGGAGGAACACAGCTTTCAGGAGggcaaaaacaaagaattgCAATTGCAAGAGCAGTGCTGAGAAACCCCAAGATTTTACTTCTAGATGAGGCCACCAGTGCTCTTGATGCAGAATCAGAACTCATAGTGCAGCAAGCGCTAGATAAAATAATGTCAAATCGGACAACAATCATAGTTGCACATAGGCTATCCACTGTACGAGATGTTGATACAATCATAGTGCTAAAGAATGGTCAGGTTGTTGAAAGTGGGACCCACATGGAATTAATATCCAAGGACGGTGAGTATGCAACTCTGGTGAACTTGCAGGTTACAGAAAATGTTAAAGATCCTAGCTCAATATCTCGCTCTGGAAGTTCAAGGCATTCCAGCTTTAGAGATTGTTCTGAAAGTTCAAGGCATTCCAGTTTTCGAGAATATCAGACTACAAGTGAAATGCAGCCAAGTGATCAAAACTCATCCCCATCAAAGCACACTCCATCGATTTGGGAACTACTAAAACTAAATGCTCCAGAGTGGCCTTATGCAGTACTTGGCTCAGTGGGCGCAGTTCTTGCTGGCATGGAAGCTCCTCTGTTTGCCTTTGGAATCACACATATCTTGACTGCATTTTATTCTCCTGATCTTTCTCAAATGAGAGATGAAATCCAGCGGGTAGCTCTTATATTTGTTGGAGTGGCAGTTATTACTATTCCTATCTATCTATTGCAACACTATTTCTATACATTGATGGGAGAGCGTCTCACCACTCGTATTCGATTATTAATGTTCTCAG CTATCCTTTCCAATGAAGTCGGCTGGTTTGATTTCGATGAGAATAATACAGGCTCACTGACATCAATTTTAGCAGCAGATGCAACATTAGTAAGAAGTGCTCTTGCTGACCGTCTATCCACAATTGTGCAGAATGTAGCACTGACTGTGACTGCATTTGTAATTGCATTCATGTTAAGTTGGCGAATAGCAGCTGTTGTTGTTGCCTCTCTCCCCCTGCTTATTGGAGCTTCGATTACTGAG CAACTATTTCTCAAGGGATTTGGAGGAGACTACAGTCGTGCCTATTCTAGAGCAATTGCTGTGGCACGTGAAGCAATTGCAAACATACGTACAGTTGCTGCATTTGGTGCTGAAGACCGGATCGTAATGCAGTTTGCCTCTGAActaaacaaaccaaacaaacaagcaGTTGTACGAGGCCATATATCAGGTTTTGGCTATGCTGTATCTCAGTTCTTTGCATACTGTTCCTATGCACTTGGCCTTTGGTATGCATCAGTATTACTCAAGCATAGAGAATCAAATTTCGGAGACATCATGAAATCCTTTATGGTTTTGATAATCACAGCATTGTCAATAGCAGAAACACTTGCTCTTACCCCTGACATTGTAAAAGGGTCACAAGCACTTGGGTCAGTTTTCAGTATTCTCCAAAGAAAACCAGTTATCCACCCCAATAATCCTACCTCAAATGTAGTAACAGATGTCAAAGGTGATATAGAATTTAGGAATGTGTGTTTCAAGTATCCAGCGAGGCCAGATATCTCCATTTTTGAGCATTTGAACTTGAAAGTCTCAGCAGGAAAGAGTCTTGCTGTAGTAGGCCAAAGTGGATCGGGGAAAAGTACTGTGATAACGCTAGTAATGAGATTTTATGACCCCACTTTTGGGAAAGTTTTGATTGACGGATGTGATATTAAAAGCCTAAACTTGAGATCATTAAGACTGAAAATAGGTTTGGTTCAGCAAGAGCCAGCATTGTTCTCTACTACAATTTATGAAAACATCAAGTATGGAAAGGAGGAGGCATCAGAAATTGAGGTGATGAAGGCTGCAGCAGCAGCAAATGCTCATGGATTCATTAGTAGAATGCCTGAAGGGTACAAAACTCAGGTTGGTGAGAAGGGAGTGCAGTTATCAGGGGGGCAAAAGCAGAGGGTGGCAATTGCTAGAGCAATGTTGAAAGACCCTTCTATTCTTCTTTTGGATGAAGCAACTAGTGCACTAGACACAGCATCTGAGAAGCAAGTTCAAGAGGCTCTTGACAAGCTTATGAAGGGCAGAACAACAATTCTAGTAGCACACAGATTGTCAACTATTCGTGAAGCGGACAAAATTGCCGTGTTGCAATTTGGGAGGGTGGCTGAAATTGGTAGCCATGAGCAACTCACTAAAAAACCAAGCAGTATATATAAGCAACTAGTCAATCTACAAGAGGAAAAGAAGGCTCAAGTACTTGGTTAA
- the LOC115959459 gene encoding uncharacterized protein LOC115959459 has protein sequence MSRSRSKGKDHASHKQNDRKALQQEVDDLKKKLRRAQRKRPSPDSDTSSGEDGEYRRRSRTPPSKTFSYVEERPRKRGHKSPSYQGLANDAMSKALDRISQSPFTRRIERAVLPRRFNQPTFAIYNGRTDPVEHVSQFNQRMAVHSRDEALMCKVFPSSLGPLAMRWFDALPPNSIDSFKQLTQAFGSRFITSTRVPQPLDSLLSLSMREGETLKAYSDRYWEMYNEIEGNYDDVAISTFKRGLPTEHGLRKSLTGKPVTSVRQLMDRIDKYKRVEEDQQIGKGKAKVVPQERRDFRSDRFGSGNRPRRDYMEQSGPTRAQVVHAVFREPLHKILEKVRCEPFFQWPNRMAGDPSKRNQNLYCAYHQEPGHTTDDCRNLKNYLDWLVQEGKLRHLLHRPKQSNVETRQDALRPPLGTINVILAAPGRTGSGPFRVMSVGRFLTEPDERESKKARVSATPLIGFTEEDKRGTIQPHEDALIVTLRIGGYDVKRVLVDQGNAVEVMYPDLYKGLNLKQEDLSPYDSPLVSFEGKIIIPRGMIRLPVQTDSDVVEVNFIVVDAYSPYTAIVARPWLHALGAVSSTLHQKVKYPSGGQIKEIIGNQGMARQCMVSAISRRPDSEPSTSAENGL, from the coding sequence ATGAGTAGAAGCCGCTCAAAGGGGAAGGATCATGCATCCCATAAGCAAAACGATCGAAAGGCTCTACAACAAGAGGttgatgatttgaagaaaaagctgCGCCGAGCACAGCGAAAACGTCCTTCACCCGACTCGGACACTAGCAGTGGTGAGGATGGAGAATACAGACGAAGGTCAAGAACCCCTCCGAGCAAGACTTTTTCCTATGTGGAAGAACGGCCTCGCAAACGCGGCCACAAAAGCCCGtcttaccaaggcctggccaaTGACGCCATGAGCAAGGCCCTGGATCGCATCTCCCAGTCGCCATTCACACGTAGAATAGAGAGGGCAGTGCTTCCCCGACGGTTCAATCAGCCAACGTTTGCCATATACAATGGTCGAACTGACCCAGTGGAGCATGTAAGCCAATTCAAccagaggatggccgtccacTCAAGGGACGAGGCGTTAATGTGTAAGGTGTTtccatccagcttgggacccctggcaatgagatggtttgatgctCTTCCgccgaattccatagattcctttaaacagcTGACGCAGGCTTTTGGTTCTCGCTTCATCACCAGCACTAGAGTCCCTCAGCCCCTCGACTCTCTCttatccttgtccatgcgggAAGGAGAAACGCTGAAAGCCTACTCGGACAGATATTGGGAAATGTACAACGAGATAGAAGGAAACTACGATGACGTCGCCATTAGTACATTCAAAAGGGGCCTGCCGACAGAGCAtggcttaagaaagtccctcactggGAAGCCAGTCACCAGCGTGCGACAACTCATGGATAgaatagacaagtacaaaagggtcgaggaggaccagCAGATTGGGAAGGGTaaagcgaaggttgtccctcaggagaggagggacttcaggtcggaccgcTTTGGCAGTGGTAACAGGCCGAGAAGAGATTACATGGAACAGTCCGGACCTACTAGGGCTCAGGTagtccatgctgtgttccgagaaccattGCACAAGATCCTGGAGAAGGTGAGGTGCGAACCTTTCTTTCAGTGGCCGAACAGGATGGCAGGCGACCCCTCAAAACGCAATCAGAATCTATACTGCGCGTACCATCAGGAGCCCGGTCACACCACCGACGATTGCAGgaatttgaaaaactatttggATTGGCTTGTCCAAGAAGGAAAGCTGAGGCATCTATTGCACCGCCCCAAACAGTCAAATGTCGAAACCAGACAAGACGCATTGAGGCCACCCCTAggcacgataaatgtcattcttgccGCACCTGGGAGAACCGGCTCCGGCCCGTTTAGAGTAATGTCAGTGGGCAGATTCCTGACGGAACCAGACGaaagggaatccaagaaagCTAGAGTGAGTGCCACGCCATTAATCGGGTTCACGGAGGAGGATAAgcgaggaactattcaaccccaTGAAGATGCCCTAATCGTGACGCTCAGAATAGGAGGttatgacgtgaaaagggtgttagtcGATCAAGGCAACGCCGTGGAGGTAATGTACCCGGATTTGTATAAGGGGCTGAACTTGAAGCAGGAAGACCTGTCGCCATACGATTCCCCCCTGGTTAGCTTTGAAGGAAAGATCATCATCCCGAGAGGCATGATTAGGTTGCCTGTGCAAACAGACTCAGATGTGGTAGAAGTGAACTTCATTGTCGTAGATGCATACTCCCCTTACACAGCTATCGTGGCCCGACCATGGCTTCATGCACTAGGGGCTGTGTCGTCAACCTTGCATCAAAAAGTGAAATATCCGTCAGGGGGTCAGATCAAAGAGATAATAGGGAACCAGGGaatggctaggcaatgcatggtgtcggcAATCTCACGACGGCCGGATAGCGAACCTTCCACTTCAGCCGAGaacggcttatag